A stretch of Desulfurivibrio alkaliphilus AHT 2 DNA encodes these proteins:
- a CDS encoding helix-turn-helix transcriptional regulator, with translation MSSKLDRIYWLYQQLKADRRPSRARYCRRFEVAASSFKRDLEFLRHRLQAPIAYDRRLNGYRLTDDAFELPSCWFDPPALIFLAAACNQLRHLDGGGFRELADKMENLLRLHHSALPALISCENVGWVNCPSGHLDTLLEAMLDRRLLNLVYHTGHSDRTNHDAPRKVEPYRLHHYMGTWYLIGYCHRRRAARIFQVARIAELTLSEESFSRPRFDVDAHIRQSYGIFKGGADLQQVTLKFDPYMARFVGREFWHPEQHTEPTADGGLLLTLPVTNHTEIMMQTLRYGHHVEVLAPPELRRRMVEEIRRMGGVYGGEWG, from the coding sequence ATGTCGTCGAAACTGGATCGTATTTACTGGCTGTACCAGCAGCTCAAGGCCGACCGCCGCCCCTCCCGCGCCCGTTATTGCCGGCGGTTTGAGGTTGCCGCCAGCAGCTTCAAGCGTGATCTGGAATTCCTCCGCCACCGCCTCCAGGCCCCCATCGCCTACGACCGCCGCCTCAACGGTTATCGCCTGACCGACGACGCCTTCGAGCTACCCTCCTGCTGGTTCGACCCGCCCGCCCTGATCTTCCTGGCCGCCGCCTGCAATCAGCTTCGGCATCTGGACGGTGGCGGCTTCCGGGAGCTGGCGGACAAAATGGAAAACCTGCTCCGGCTCCACCACAGCGCCCTGCCGGCCCTGATCTCCTGCGAAAACGTGGGTTGGGTGAACTGCCCCAGCGGCCATCTGGACACCCTGCTGGAAGCCATGCTGGACCGCCGGCTGCTCAACCTGGTTTATCATACCGGCCACAGCGACCGGACCAACCACGACGCCCCCCGCAAGGTGGAGCCTTACCGGCTGCATCACTATATGGGCACCTGGTACCTGATCGGCTACTGCCACCGGCGCCGGGCGGCCCGGATTTTCCAGGTGGCCCGGATCGCCGAGCTTACCCTGAGCGAAGAAAGCTTCTCCCGGCCGCGCTTCGACGTGGATGCCCACATCCGCCAATCTTACGGGATTTTCAAAGGCGGGGCGGACCTGCAACAGGTCACCCTGAAATTCGACCCCTACATGGCCCGTTTCGTTGGCCGGGAATTCTGGCACCCGGAGCAGCACACCGAACCAACCGCCGACGGCGGCCTGCTGCTGACCCTCCCGGTGACGAACCACACGGAAATCATGATGCAGACCCTGCGCTACGGCCACCACGTCGAGGTCCTGGCCCCGCCGGAACTGCGCCGGCGGATGGTTGAGGAGATTCGGCGGATGGGTGGGGTGTATGGGGGTGAATGGGGGTGA
- a CDS encoding WYL domain-containing protein has translation MTNHTEIMMQTLRYGHHVEVLAPPELRRRVVEEIRRMGGVYGGVSNGAGGHFFGFGKFSDGVGHYMGQGVVTLDGHGIWRSSF, from the coding sequence GTGACGAACCACACGGAAATCATGATGCAGACCCTGCGCTACGGCCACCACGTCGAGGTCCTGGCCCCACCGGAACTGCGCCGGCGGGTGGTTGAGGAAATTCGGCGGATGGGTGGGGTTTATGGGGGGGTGAGCAATGGAGCAGGGGGGCATTTTTTCGGTTTTGGGAAATTTTCGGATGGGGTGGGTCACTATATGGGCCAGGGGGTGGTTACACTGGACGGCCACGGGATATGGCGATCTAGTTTTTAA